One genomic segment of Caldimonas brevitalea includes these proteins:
- a CDS encoding oxidoreductase, whose product MTRPWTYRDIPDLTGKLALVTGANSGLGLHTTRGLAARGATVVMACRDAAKAQAAMQQICAEVPGAQLEMLALDLADLASVRRCADSVIQRHDRLDLLCNNAGVMALPRRVTCDGFEMQVGTNHLGHFALTGLLLPLLKRSPAARVVTVSSLAYLIGRIRFDDFGGARFYAKWPAYAQSKLANLMFALELARRLPGSSGNVISTAAHPGYAATHLQMVGPQMENSAVGKLLMTLSNALFAQPAEMGALPTLFAATAPGVGNGAFFGPNGFLRLRGAPTSNPPSRRARDPAVAERLWTLSERLTGVSYLSA is encoded by the coding sequence ATGACAAGACCTTGGACGTATCGCGATATTCCCGACCTGACCGGCAAGTTGGCGCTGGTCACAGGCGCCAACAGTGGCTTGGGCCTGCACACCACACGCGGGCTCGCCGCACGTGGCGCCACGGTGGTGATGGCCTGCCGCGACGCGGCGAAAGCGCAGGCCGCGATGCAACAGATCTGCGCAGAGGTCCCCGGTGCACAGCTGGAGATGTTGGCCCTCGATCTGGCCGATCTGGCCTCGGTACGTCGCTGCGCTGACAGCGTGATCCAGCGGCATGATCGCCTCGATCTGTTGTGCAACAACGCCGGCGTCATGGCGCTGCCCCGGCGTGTGACCTGCGATGGCTTCGAGATGCAGGTTGGCACCAACCATCTGGGTCACTTCGCGTTGACGGGGCTGTTGCTGCCGCTGCTGAAACGATCTCCCGCCGCACGCGTCGTGACCGTCAGCAGTCTGGCTTACCTGATCGGGCGCATCCGCTTCGATGATTTCGGTGGGGCGCGGTTCTACGCCAAGTGGCCGGCCTATGCGCAAAGCAAGCTCGCCAATCTGATGTTCGCCCTCGAGCTCGCCCGGCGCCTGCCAGGGTCGAGCGGCAACGTCATCAGCACAGCCGCCCACCCGGGCTATGCGGCCACTCATCTGCAAATGGTCGGGCCGCAAATGGAGAACTCGGCCGTGGGCAAGCTGCTGATGACACTCAGCAACGCCTTGTTTGCGCAGCCCGCGGAGATGGGTGCCTTGCCGACGCTCTTTGCAGCGACGGCGCCAGGCGTGGGCAACGGCGCGTTCTTCGGCCCCAACGGTTTTCTTCGCCTCAGGGGCGCACCCACGAGCAACCCACCGAGCCGGCGTGCCCGGGACCCCGCGGTGGCCGAACGCCTTTGGACCCTGTCGGAGCGTTTGACGGGGGTGTCGTATCTGTCTGCCTGA
- the cueR gene encoding Cu(I)-responsive transcriptional regulator: MNEVSLPSGPFNIGEAASRSGVSAKMVRHYESLGLLPKVGRTDAGYRQYTDKEVHTLRFIRRARDLGFSMAEIAELLKLWQDRRRASANVKRIALAHVADLDRRMKEMDAMKRTLERLAACCQGDHRPDCPILDELAD; this comes from the coding sequence ATGAACGAGGTGTCCTTGCCCTCGGGGCCGTTCAACATCGGCGAGGCGGCCAGCCGCTCGGGGGTGTCCGCCAAGATGGTGCGGCACTACGAATCGCTGGGCCTGTTGCCCAAGGTCGGGCGCACCGACGCTGGCTACCGGCAGTACACCGACAAGGAGGTGCACACGCTGCGCTTCATCCGCCGCGCCCGGGATCTTGGCTTCAGCATGGCGGAGATCGCCGAGTTGCTCAAGCTGTGGCAAGACCGGCGACGCGCCAGCGCCAACGTCAAGCGCATCGCTTTGGCGCACGTCGCCGATCTCGACCGGCGTATGAAAGAAATGGACGCGATGAAGCGCACGCTGGAGCGCCTGGCCGCCTGCTGCCAGGGCGACCACCGCCCGGACTGCCCGATCCTCGACGAGCTGGCCGATTGA